A single window of Leptospiraceae bacterium DNA harbors:
- a CDS encoding ABC transporter permease subunit, whose amino-acid sequence MMQNIKWIFLKECKLFFNTYMAALVLGGTAVLNALLVLISNFHGSNNYEEATVITFFSFMSTIIISMMILSMGSIVEEKNKGTMELLYTSPISDMDIVVGKFLFGAFVCFIITVFINGLFPVLLYSFWKAPLYIFFTGSTGVFLLGCFIYSVGMFGSSLGKNQMLSLLIAVLIVMTLWVLGFFSHLFQAKTRSILFHLHIFSHFIAFSKGVLPLSGFVFFFSGIFTFLYLTIKSLESRRWVG is encoded by the coding sequence ATTATGCAAAATATCAAATGGATTTTTTTGAAAGAATGTAAATTATTCTTTAATACTTATATGGCTGCCCTCGTTCTTGGTGGAACTGCTGTCTTAAACGCACTTCTTGTTTTGATTTCAAATTTTCACGGAAGTAATAATTACGAAGAGGCAACTGTTATTACCTTCTTTAGCTTCATGTCAACGATTATCATTTCTATGATGATCTTATCAATGGGAAGTATAGTAGAAGAAAAAAACAAAGGCACGATGGAATTACTTTACACTTCTCCGATTTCTGATATGGACATTGTTGTGGGTAAATTCCTATTTGGCGCATTCGTATGCTTTATCATAACAGTTTTCATCAATGGACTCTTTCCAGTTTTACTCTATTCTTTCTGGAAGGCTCCACTTTATATTTTCTTTACGGGCAGCACTGGTGTTTTTCTTTTAGGATGCTTCATCTATTCGGTGGGGATGTTCGGGAGTAGCCTCGGAAAAAATCAAATGCTATCTCTACTCATCGCAGTATTAATCGTAATGACTCTCTGGGTATTGGGATTTTTCTCACATTTATTTCAAGCAAAGACTCGCTCGATTTTATTTCATTTGCATATTTTTTCGCACTTCATTGCATTTTCGAAAGGCGTGCTTCCACTTTCGGGATTTGTATTTTTCTTTTCTGGAATTTTTACATTTCTATATCTCACAATCAAATCACTTGAATCTAGACGTTGGGTAGGATAA
- a CDS encoding Gldg family protein: MNLNLLFPFISLVSLFVYFISADAFTSSFGKFLWSIIAVLFVSADLIYRFIQSRTEEVDTQRRMRFLVSGIGLSSFLLYQLREYLDFPTEAGIAEQASSLPKVRDFLLILIILSSLAFLIFTILLEISRQSFQAYHNLKIKKNSILQNTIYSFLWISPLLVAVNYFAVQKNYNFDLSAIGKFSFSPTSRQILKEVKKEIQVTAFFPRPLESDDRTREESFALGFIRPEVEIILDQLKSASPFISVKFINADVEKELMADYPQVSNGIILIRSLKAVTDSGANPYTEERVIVQTKKDLESIERKLVQGIINVSTSRKNIYFTASNGERYGAGFQNLPDEQITKLTNVLAFYNYQIKELGFTEGWPEKIPDDAEVLFIAGPTLAFSETARNTILSYIERNGKLFITIDPAGTEDFSWLLEKAGLVYKKENLRQVEGRPEIIANKFQAHPIEELFTKKETGVLFFGNGYFESKPTANTSLTNWTLLESGFSAFADLNKNGKLDKEEKQNSFILGTILSTKEDAANPAKTENPARIVIYSGTSWITNRYLQYNLNTILAVNSVNWLNQSPLTEKIIPKKEELEIISISDSQKIIIWSVGLFLYPMLVVSLLSFYVIVRKRKK, from the coding sequence ATGAATTTGAATTTACTTTTTCCATTTATTTCTCTCGTTTCCCTTTTTGTTTATTTTATTTCGGCTGACGCATTTACTTCATCCTTTGGAAAATTTCTATGGAGTATTATCGCAGTCTTGTTTGTTTCGGCAGATTTGATTTATAGGTTCATTCAGTCTCGCACAGAAGAAGTGGATACGCAAAGAAGAATGCGCTTTCTTGTTTCAGGCATTGGGCTAAGTTCATTTTTGCTCTATCAATTGCGGGAGTATCTTGATTTTCCGACGGAAGCGGGGATTGCCGAGCAAGCAAGTTCTCTGCCCAAGGTAAGAGATTTTCTTTTAATCTTAATCATTCTTAGCTCCCTAGCATTTTTAATTTTTACAATTCTATTAGAAATCTCGCGCCAATCCTTTCAGGCATATCACAATCTTAAAATAAAAAAGAATTCCATTCTACAAAATACGATTTATAGTTTTCTCTGGATTAGCCCCTTACTCGTCGCTGTAAATTACTTTGCAGTCCAAAAGAATTATAATTTTGATTTAAGTGCTATTGGTAAATTTTCTTTTTCCCCAACATCTAGACAAATTCTTAAAGAAGTTAAAAAAGAAATACAGGTAACAGCATTTTTCCCCCGTCCTTTGGAATCGGATGATAGAACTAGAGAGGAAAGTTTTGCACTTGGATTTATTCGTCCCGAAGTAGAAATTATTCTAGATCAATTAAAATCTGCTAGTCCTTTTATTTCTGTTAAGTTTATAAATGCAGATGTTGAAAAGGAGTTAATGGCAGATTATCCGCAAGTTTCGAATGGAATTATTTTGATTCGAAGTCTTAAAGCTGTCACAGATTCGGGTGCAAATCCGTATACAGAAGAGCGTGTAATTGTTCAGACAAAGAAAGACTTAGAGAGCATTGAACGTAAACTTGTGCAGGGTATTATCAATGTTTCCACTTCGCGAAAGAATATTTATTTTACAGCGTCTAATGGCGAACGCTATGGAGCGGGTTTTCAGAATTTGCCCGATGAACAGATTACAAAGCTAACCAATGTTCTCGCTTTTTACAATTATCAAATCAAAGAGCTAGGTTTTACAGAGGGCTGGCCTGAAAAAATTCCGGATGATGCAGAGGTTCTTTTTATTGCAGGACCGACTCTCGCCTTTTCCGAAACAGCGCGTAATACTATTCTTTCTTACATAGAGCGAAATGGAAAATTATTTATCACGATAGATCCGGCAGGAACAGAGGATTTTTCCTGGCTTCTTGAAAAAGCAGGTCTTGTATATAAGAAAGAGAACCTGCGGCAAGTTGAGGGTAGACCCGAAATTATCGCCAATAAATTTCAGGCTCATCCGATTGAAGAGTTGTTCACTAAAAAAGAAACAGGAGTTTTGTTTTTTGGAAATGGATACTTTGAATCCAAGCCAACGGCTAACACGTCTTTAACCAATTGGACTCTTCTAGAATCAGGATTTAGTGCATTTGCTGATTTGAATAAAAATGGCAAACTAGACAAAGAGGAAAAACAAAATAGTTTTATCCTCGGAACAATTCTTTCTACAAAGGAAGATGCGGCTAATCCTGCTAAGACGGAAAATCCTGCTCGAATCGTAATCTATTCGGGAACTTCTTGGATTACAAACCGTTATTTGCAATACAATCTAAATACTATCCTTGCAGTCAATAGCGTAAACTGGCTCAACCAATCTCCTCTTACCGAAAAAATTATTCCAAAGAAAGAAGAGCTTGAGATTATTTCAATTTCAGATTCACAAAAGATAATTATTTGGTCAGTTGGTTTATTCCTGTATCCAATGCTGGTAGTGTCTTTACTCTCGTTCTATGTGATTGTAAGGAAGCGTAAGAAATGA
- a CDS encoding DUF4340 domain-containing protein, with product MKKILLIGLAFVILGVVFFLSEERHEQGLTDVSYWKIKPEEIRYIPPKNNSEFSKFFSSEIVFKKIETGLKTAPHFTLEGIDTDTKQPYLYEGNYNVKNLFTEMSVLTTKSINSAKPELLEKFQISTETSPSLEIKSSSKIEKKIYLGEETRDKSYRYLLCDKDLFTAGSHIFQKFSNSPFELRERYYTRFGEFEIARIQFQANGIRLTVENIPEVKNGVQVSKWYKVVNGKFRMNPNDGANLFAYLQSFKAELFPDEPDGEGFAVAKELVASETFAQVDVFLINGLRMKIKLFPKVDLKNKSYYPVLKEVEKLTAQSPSYTTEQSVSQMLDLLKKIQSEPEWTEPKGK from the coding sequence ATGAAAAAGATTTTACTTATTGGTTTAGCTTTTGTTATTTTAGGCGTTGTATTCTTTCTATCAGAAGAAAGGCATGAACAAGGGCTAACGGATGTAAGCTACTGGAAAATCAAGCCAGAAGAGATTCGTTATATTCCGCCTAAGAATAATTCAGAGTTTTCAAAATTTTTTTCTTCTGAAATAGTATTTAAAAAGATAGAAACAGGACTTAAGACTGCGCCGCATTTTACTCTTGAAGGAATTGACACCGATACAAAGCAGCCTTATCTGTATGAAGGAAATTACAATGTAAAAAATCTTTTTACAGAAATGTCTGTGCTCACTACTAAGTCAATCAATTCTGCCAAGCCAGAGTTACTTGAAAAATTTCAAATTTCAACAGAGACTTCTCCCTCTCTAGAAATAAAAAGCTCTTCAAAGATAGAAAAGAAAATTTATCTTGGAGAGGAAACTCGTGATAAGTCGTATCGCTATTTACTTTGCGACAAAGACTTATTTACCGCAGGCTCTCATATCTTTCAAAAATTTTCCAATTCTCCATTTGAACTGAGAGAAAGATATTATACACGATTTGGTGAATTTGAAATCGCTCGCATTCAATTTCAAGCAAATGGAATTCGCCTAACGGTTGAAAATATTCCTGAAGTAAAAAATGGCGTGCAAGTCAGTAAATGGTATAAAGTTGTGAATGGAAAATTCAGAATGAATCCAAATGATGGAGCCAATCTATTTGCCTACTTGCAATCCTTTAAAGCCGAACTTTTTCCTGATGAGCCAGACGGAGAAGGATTTGCTGTAGCTAAGGAGCTTGTTGCATCAGAGACTTTCGCACAAGTAGATGTTTTTTTAATAAATGGATTGCGCATGAAAATAAAGCTTTTCCCTAAAGTCGATTTGAAAAATAAATCCTATTATCCGGTTTTAAAAGAAGTCGAAAAACTTACAGCACAGTCTCCTTCTTATACTACCGAGCAGTCAGTTTCACAAATGCTTGACTTGCTAAAAAAAATTCAATCTGAACCTGAATGGACAGAACCAAAAGGAAAATAG
- the prfB gene encoding peptide chain release factor 2: MDIKPAKELIKLSKELQENFNSRWKSLNLQTDYDRVASYKEQAKEPKFWDNADKAQEISKLQNVLEKKLNPWLAIRQEILDFPDLIEMTLEESSDEASLVALNEDYARLFEEFTKLELLGSLSGEDDGNNAFFNIHPGAGGTESQDWAEILFRMYSRYFEKKGYRVDMIDYQEGEGAGIKNVTLHVQGEYTFGYLKGENGIHRLVRISPFDANKRRHTSFASVHVSPELQDDIDIVVEDKDLRIDTYRSSGAGGQHVNKTDSAVRMTHIPTGIVVQCQNERSQIKNRATAMKMLKAKLYELEKKKSEEESQKKSGEKKDIAWGSQIRSYVFHPYNLIKDHRTDQETGNVQPVMDGDLDDFVMAYLKYISS, translated from the coding sequence ATGGATATAAAGCCAGCTAAAGAACTTATTAAACTCAGTAAAGAACTCCAAGAGAATTTTAATTCTCGATGGAAATCATTAAATCTTCAGACCGACTACGATCGTGTAGCCTCTTATAAAGAGCAAGCGAAAGAGCCAAAGTTTTGGGATAATGCCGATAAGGCACAGGAAATATCTAAACTGCAAAATGTTTTAGAAAAAAAGTTAAACCCATGGCTCGCGATTAGACAAGAAATTTTAGATTTTCCAGACTTGATTGAAATGACTTTAGAAGAGTCTTCGGACGAAGCTTCTCTTGTAGCGTTGAATGAAGATTATGCGCGACTCTTTGAAGAGTTTACAAAGCTAGAACTCTTAGGGTCGCTTAGTGGAGAGGATGACGGCAATAATGCGTTCTTTAATATCCATCCGGGTGCTGGTGGAACAGAAAGTCAAGATTGGGCAGAAATCTTATTTCGTATGTATAGTCGCTATTTCGAAAAGAAAGGCTACCGTGTAGATATGATTGACTATCAAGAAGGAGAAGGGGCGGGGATAAAGAATGTTACCCTACATGTGCAAGGAGAATACACCTTTGGATATTTAAAAGGGGAAAATGGAATTCATAGACTTGTGCGAATTTCTCCCTTTGATGCCAATAAGCGTCGGCATACATCGTTTGCCTCCGTGCACGTTTCTCCTGAATTACAAGACGATATTGACATTGTTGTAGAAGATAAAGATTTGCGAATCGATACTTACCGCTCTTCAGGAGCAGGTGGTCAGCACGTCAATAAAACAGACTCAGCCGTTCGCATGACGCATATTCCAACTGGAATTGTTGTCCAATGTCAGAACGAAAGATCGCAAATCAAAAACCGTGCTACTGCAATGAAAATGCTAAAAGCAAAACTTTACGAACTAGAAAAGAAAAAGTCCGAAGAAGAAAGCCAAAAAAAATCCGGTGAGAAAAAAGACATCGCATGGGGCTCGCAAATTCGTAGTTATGTATTTCATCCTTACAATCTAATCAAAGACCATCGCACAGATCAGGAAACAGGAAATGTGCAACCAGTCATGGATGGGGATTTGGATGATTTTGTAATGGCGTATTTGAAGTATATATCAAGTTAG
- a CDS encoding class I mannose-6-phosphate isomerase, whose protein sequence is MQRILKFKPIYKDKIWGGRKLETILGRNIPDGNIGESWEVSDYGNDLSIIENGNLKGKTFREVYKSYTKEILGDVFKPEEDFPLLVKIIDAKDKLSVQVHPDNEYASKKDPESSGKKEAWFILGTDPGAEIVCGFCEALDRHLYAKLIESNQAESCLQSVKAKAGDAFMINPGTVHAIGGGNLLLEVQQSSDSTYRVYDYGRLGDDGKPRKLHLEKALDVLNFKKSSGEEIIQPESISWENGDRKVLAANDKFRLELLEFSKEINIPPSSKEKVFQIIYMISGECEIDSEKLQTGNTFLITAQAMQEDIKIKPISGSIRLAVMSVGSDWVTYL, encoded by the coding sequence ATGCAACGTATACTTAAGTTTAAACCAATTTACAAAGACAAAATTTGGGGCGGGCGCAAACTCGAGACTATCCTTGGAAGAAATATTCCAGATGGAAATATAGGCGAATCATGGGAAGTGTCTGATTATGGGAATGATTTGTCTATTATCGAAAATGGAAATTTAAAAGGAAAAACTTTTCGAGAAGTGTATAAATCTTATACAAAAGAAATACTAGGCGATGTGTTTAAACCCGAAGAAGACTTTCCTTTATTAGTTAAAATCATTGACGCAAAAGACAAATTATCCGTTCAAGTTCATCCAGACAATGAGTATGCATCTAAAAAAGATCCCGAAAGCTCGGGCAAAAAAGAAGCTTGGTTTATTCTCGGAACAGATCCAGGTGCTGAAATTGTTTGCGGGTTTTGTGAAGCCTTGGATCGTCACCTTTATGCGAAGCTAATCGAGAGTAACCAGGCGGAATCCTGTCTTCAATCTGTAAAAGCGAAAGCAGGGGATGCATTCATGATTAATCCTGGAACAGTTCACGCTATTGGTGGGGGAAATTTACTTTTAGAAGTCCAGCAATCCTCTGATTCAACCTACCGTGTTTACGATTACGGACGGTTAGGTGATGATGGAAAACCGAGAAAGCTTCATTTGGAAAAAGCTTTAGATGTTTTGAATTTTAAAAAATCTTCCGGTGAAGAAATCATTCAACCTGAAAGTATATCTTGGGAAAATGGAGATCGAAAGGTTCTCGCAGCGAATGATAAATTTCGTTTAGAACTTTTAGAATTTTCGAAAGAAATAAACATTCCTCCTTCCTCAAAAGAAAAAGTTTTCCAGATTATTTATATGATTTCTGGTGAGTGTGAAATTGATTCTGAAAAATTGCAAACAGGTAATACCTTCCTTATAACTGCACAGGCAATGCAAGAGGACATAAAAATTAAACCGATTTCGGGAAGCATTCGATTGGCTGTTATGAGTGTTGGTTCCGATTGGGTTACTTATTTGTGA
- a CDS encoding VOC family protein: MIIVEGIDHVSIAVTNLSASAKFYSDLFDFEVLDDSNSKFTIMTLDPIKVKLVQVDKVENQLSGSVTPVLSFVMDVDDFTEAISEIEEKGIKIVKGPESAGKGESLVFKDPDNNLIEIFYQS, translated from the coding sequence ATGATAATAGTAGAAGGTATTGACCACGTAAGCATAGCTGTAACAAATTTATCAGCTTCAGCAAAATTTTATTCTGATTTATTTGATTTTGAAGTCCTAGACGACTCCAATTCAAAATTTACAATCATGACTCTCGATCCGATTAAGGTTAAGTTAGTTCAGGTTGATAAAGTAGAAAATCAGTTGAGCGGAAGTGTAACTCCTGTTCTTAGCTTTGTTATGGATGTGGATGATTTTACCGAGGCGATTTCTGAAATTGAAGAAAAAGGAATCAAGATCGTAAAAGGTCCTGAGAGTGCCGGTAAAGGCGAATCTCTCGTATTCAAAGATCCAGACAATAATTTAATAGAAATTTTCTACCAGTCCTGA
- a CDS encoding ABC transporter ATP-binding protein has product MIKVQNLTKYYSEKVAISGLNFQINKGEVVGLLGLNGSGKTTTIRILSGFLIPNEGEVWIDELNSFTEPLEIKRKVGYLPETPPLYEDFTVSDYLEFVAHIKGVQDISSEILRVCETTNLIDVKDTFIAHLSLGFRKRVGIAQALLGNPKVVIMDEPISGLDPRQIVEIRHLIKNLSMEHTVIISSHILSEVYLVCDRFLFLHEGKLVYDYSRTQLENEMQKISELHVGLRSSSKIACQSFLENISKEAIVKIVEENKDYYLFSVKPTDIDSYRDQLLLGLHTKDFKLELLKKEDLTLEQFFIDRI; this is encoded by the coding sequence ATGATTAAAGTTCAAAATCTAACAAAATATTATTCTGAAAAGGTTGCCATTAGCGGTTTAAATTTTCAAATCAATAAGGGCGAGGTCGTTGGTCTATTGGGTTTAAATGGATCCGGTAAAACTACCACGATTCGAATTCTGAGTGGATTTTTAATTCCAAATGAAGGCGAGGTATGGATAGATGAATTGAATTCATTTACGGAGCCTCTTGAAATTAAGCGAAAAGTTGGCTATTTACCTGAAACCCCTCCACTCTACGAAGACTTTACCGTTAGCGACTATTTAGAATTTGTCGCACATATAAAGGGAGTTCAAGATATTTCTTCTGAAATTCTACGTGTATGTGAGACGACAAATCTTATAGATGTCAAAGATACCTTCATAGCTCATCTCTCCTTAGGATTTAGAAAGAGAGTTGGTATTGCCCAGGCGCTATTAGGAAATCCTAAAGTGGTTATAATGGATGAGCCGATCAGTGGACTTGATCCGCGGCAAATCGTAGAAATCCGCCACCTAATAAAAAATCTATCAATGGAGCATACAGTCATTATCTCCAGTCATATACTCTCGGAAGTATATTTGGTATGTGATAGGTTTCTATTCTTGCATGAAGGAAAATTGGTTTATGATTATTCTCGCACTCAGTTAGAAAATGAAATGCAGAAAATTTCTGAACTCCATGTTGGACTTAGAAGCAGTTCGAAAATAGCCTGTCAATCCTTCCTTGAAAATATCTCGAAAGAGGCGATTGTAAAGATAGTCGAAGAGAATAAGGACTATTATCTGTTCTCGGTAAAACCTACAGACATCGATTCCTATCGAGATCAATTGCTACTTGGATTACATACAAAAGATTTCAAGTTAGAACTATTGAAGAAAGAAGATCTAACTCTCGAACAATTTTTTATTGATCGTATCTAG
- a CDS encoding endonuclease/exonuclease/phosphatase family protein — MKILKKILLSLFVILIAGVVGISALVYGLTYHPSDLQEEKVTCKANPPILKPGQKLKVLNWNVQFMAGKKYVFFFDVPKGDGPHERPEASEILTTLKEVARVIKDESPDVILLQEMDEDAKRTDNQDQLVELMKLLPEEYSCSASAFYWRNKYLPHARVKGSTGLKVSTISKYKIESAVRHALAIIPADPITKQFGLKRAVLESKMPISNSKYISAMNTHLDAFAHGSDTMQRQVEYLKNLFNKRNSEKVEWFIGGDFNLLPPNFDLSTLMKTHQEFYAPKSEIGVLFDSFKSAVPLEAMVGKDKELYYTHIANDPDAKGKADRTIDYIFHSNGILTKSYVVRQKDTAAISDHLPLIVEMQIPE, encoded by the coding sequence ATGAAAATATTAAAGAAAATTTTGCTCAGTCTATTTGTGATTCTAATCGCAGGAGTCGTCGGGATTTCTGCTCTCGTTTATGGTTTAACGTATCATCCTTCTGATTTACAGGAAGAAAAAGTAACCTGCAAGGCAAATCCGCCAATACTTAAGCCTGGACAAAAATTGAAAGTTCTTAATTGGAATGTGCAATTCATGGCAGGAAAGAAATATGTTTTTTTCTTTGATGTTCCCAAAGGGGACGGACCACATGAAAGACCGGAAGCGAGTGAAATTTTAACTACTCTTAAAGAAGTTGCACGGGTGATTAAGGATGAAAGTCCTGATGTGATTCTATTACAAGAAATGGATGAAGATGCAAAGAGAACGGATAACCAAGATCAGCTCGTGGAATTGATGAAACTTTTGCCGGAAGAATATTCTTGTAGTGCCTCTGCTTTTTATTGGCGAAATAAATATCTTCCACATGCTAGAGTAAAAGGCTCTACTGGATTGAAAGTATCTACTATAAGCAAATATAAAATTGAATCCGCAGTTCGTCATGCATTAGCCATTATCCCCGCAGATCCAATTACAAAACAATTTGGTTTAAAGAGAGCAGTCCTAGAATCTAAAATGCCTATTTCAAATTCTAAATATATCTCTGCTATGAATACTCATCTAGATGCATTTGCTCATGGCTCTGATACTATGCAAAGACAAGTCGAATATTTAAAAAATCTTTTCAACAAAAGAAATTCTGAGAAAGTAGAATGGTTTATTGGAGGTGATTTTAATTTACTTCCGCCTAATTTTGATTTGTCTACACTTATGAAAACCCATCAAGAGTTTTACGCACCAAAATCTGAAATTGGAGTTCTATTTGATTCATTCAAGTCAGCTGTTCCTCTCGAAGCAATGGTAGGCAAAGACAAAGAGCTTTATTATACACATATTGCCAACGATCCAGATGCAAAAGGAAAAGCGGATAGAACCATTGATTATATTTTTCATTCGAATGGAATCCTGACAAAGTCCTATGTTGTAAGACAAAAAGATACGGCTGCGATTTCAGATCATTTGCCGCTGATTGTAGAAATGCAAATTCCGGAGTAG
- a CDS encoding MerC domain-containing protein, with protein MLTSLRKNFSNLESISAVGMFLSLACAIHCMAFPLIILIAPLAGVAFFENEMLEHLSILTSVIIGAYTLFTGYKNHKNFHLIAFFFLAILVLIVGIFIPITFKPWADALGAFLIASVLFWNLRLMHVHQQSCKH; from the coding sequence ATGTTAACCAGTCTCAGAAAGAATTTTTCCAATTTAGAATCCATTAGCGCTGTAGGAATGTTTTTATCCCTTGCTTGCGCAATACACTGTATGGCGTTTCCCCTTATCATTCTAATTGCTCCCCTGGCTGGAGTTGCTTTTTTTGAAAATGAGATGCTTGAACACCTTTCCATTTTGACTTCCGTAATTATTGGGGCATACACCCTGTTTACCGGTTACAAAAACCACAAAAACTTTCATTTGATTGCATTTTTCTTCCTGGCAATCCTAGTTTTAATAGTAGGTATTTTTATTCCTATCACATTTAAACCCTGGGCAGATGCTCTCGGTGCTTTCTTAATTGCATCTGTATTATTCTGGAACTTGCGGCTAATGCATGTTCACCAACAGAGTTGTAAACACTGA